In Triticum urartu cultivar G1812 chromosome 6, Tu2.1, whole genome shotgun sequence, the following proteins share a genomic window:
- the LOC125515312 gene encoding GTP-binding nuclear protein Ran-3 has product MALPNTPPVDYPSFKLVLVGDGGTGKTTFVKRHVTGEFEKKYEPTIGVEVRPLDFQTSHGKIRFYCWDTAGQEKFGGLRDGYYIHGQCAIIMFDVTSRLTYKNVPTWHRDICRVCENIPIVLCGNKVDVKNRQVKAKMVTFHRKKNLQYYEISAKSNYNFEKPFLYLARKLSGDMTLRFVEETALLPADVTVDLAAQQQIEAEIAAAAAMPLPDDDDDNIMD; this is encoded by the exons ATG GCTCTCCCCAACACCCCGCCCGTGGACTACCCCAGCTTCAAGCTCGTCCTCGTCGGCGACGGCGGCACCGGCAAGACGACGTTCGTGAAGAGGCACGTCACCGGGGAGTTCGAGAAGAAGTACGAAC CGACGATCGGCGTGGAGGTGCGGCCGCTGGACTTCCAGACGAGCCACGGCAAGATAAGGTTCTACTGCTGGGACACTGCCGGACAGGAGAAGTTCGGTGGcctccgtgacggatacta CATCCATGGCCAGTGCGCAATCATCATGTTCGATGTCACCTCCCGACTCACCTACAAGAACGTCCCCACCTGGCACAGAGACATCTGCAG GGTGTGCGAGAACATCCCGATCGTCCTGTGCGGCAACAAGGTGGACGTGAAGAACCGGCAGGTGAAAGCCAAGATGGTGACCTTCCACAGGAAGAAGAACCTCCAGTACTACGAGATCTCTGCCAAGAGCAACTACAACTTCGAGAAGCCTTTCCTCTACCTTGCAAGGAAGCTCTCAGG AGACATGACCCTCCGGTTCGTCGAGGAGACGGCCCTCCTCCCCGCCGACGTGACCGTCGACCTCGCCGCGCAGCAACA GATTGAGGCAGAGATAGCAGCTGCGGCGGCAATGCCCCTCCCGGATGACGATGATGACAACATCATGGACTGA